The DNA window CTTTACTAAGCAAATGCTTCTATCTGATGAAATTGATATCAGGAGGAAGACTTGAAGAGCTTCCGTCAATGGGGAAGCCGAACCCCTGGACACCCCGAAAACTTCGAGACTCCCGGTGTTGAGGTCACAACTGGTAAGATTCTTGTCTTGAAACTTAATTGATCCATCGTTCAAGaaaaattttgatatgattCTGTTTTTCTAATGGAGTGCAGGTCCCCTTGGACAGGGAATTGCAAATGCCGTTGGTCTGGCCCTTGCAGAGAAACACTTGGCTGCTCGTTTTAACAAACCCGACAGCGAGATCGTCGACCACTACACGTAAGAGAATTGCCATTTTGCTGATGATTAGCACCTGTTTTGTTTTCGCTTAGAGGTATGTGTATATGTTATACAGATATGTTATACTGGGAGATGGTTGCCAAATGGAGGGAATTGCCAATGAGGCTTGTTCTTTGGCTGGTCATTGGGGATTAGGGAAGCTTATTGCTTTTTATGACGACAACCACATTTCAATCGATGGAGATACTGAGATTGCGTTCACCGAGAGTGTCGACACTCGTTTCGAGGGTCTTGGTTGGCATGTTATCTGGGTGAAGAATGGAAACACTGGCTATGATGAGATTCGTGCTGCGATTCAGGAAGCTAAAGCTGTTAAAGACAAGCCTACAATGATCAAGGTTTGGGATGTCACATGTctttgaaattaaagtatCTTTTCTGCACTTAGATATAGCAATACAATAGTATTGTATTTTTCGTTTATTATGCttgaaattagattaaaaaaactcacttaaaAGATTGTTTTCAGTTGTTTGGAAAGCTAGCATGTATTCTTGTAAGATCCAccagaggagaacgaaacaccctttataagggtgtggaaacctctccctagttgacgcgttttaaaaaccttgagggaaagcctgaaagggaatgtccaaaaaggacaatatctgccagtgGTGGGCCTAGGCCGTTACAATTCTAATTTCTATTCATTTCAACATAATCTTGGGATCCTTTATGTTAACTTCCGTGTTCTTGATCGAGTTTTCTCTTCTCAGGTGACGACAACCATTGGTTTTGGATCTCCAAACAAAGCTAATTCGTATAGTGTGCATGGTAGTGCACTTGGTGCAAAAGAAGTTGAGGCTACTAGGAGCAACCTTGGATGGCCATATGAACCTTTCCACGTGCCTGAGGACGTTCAGAAGTAAGGATGCTTAGCTCTCTTGTTCTTATTTCTAATTAGTTGACATGGTAAGTGTTACCGAGCAACATTGTCGATTATTTTCAGGCATTGGAGTCGTCACATTCCTCAGGGTGCAGATTTTGAAGCAGAATGGAATGCCAAGTTTGCTGAATACGAGAAGAAGTACGCAGAGGAAGCGGCTGAGTTGAAGTCTATCATCACTGGTGAACTGCCTGCAGGCTGGGAAGATGCCCTTCCGGTGAGTCGTGTCAGATCCGATTGAATTCGGCATACACATATTTgattacttttaatttcatcgaATTGGGAATGAACAATATGGATGCATCTGAATAAGTTGTGCTCGACATAGGCGTTTTATTCGAATCTAAGATCAACTTGTCCTAGTGCTAAGTTTTCATTCAAAGTGTATATATCTTAAAGGCCTTCCTGAATGAAACTTTGCAGAAATATACACCTGAGAGTCCAGGTGATGCCACTAGAAATCTGTCTCAGCAATGCCTTAATGCCCTTGCAAAGGTTCTACCTGGTTTCCTTGGTGGCAGTGCTGACTTGGCATCGTCGAACATGACGCTTCTGAAAATGTATGGCGATTTCCAAAAGAACACTCCAGAAGAACGCAACGTAAGGTTCGGTGTTAGGGAACACGGGATGGGCGCCATATGCAATGGGATTGCCCTTCACAGCCCCGGGTTTATCCCATACTGTGCCACATTCTTTGTTTTCACTGACTACATGAGAGCTGCTATGAGGATTTCTGCTTTGTCTGAAGCTGGTGTCATCTATGTCATGACTCACGATTCGATCGGGCTCGGAGAAGACGGTCCAACCCATCAGCCAATAGAGCATCTGGCTAGCTTTAGAGCAATGCCCAACATATTGATGTTTAGGCCGGCAGATGGTAATGAGACTGCTGGGGCTTACAAAGTTGCAGTTGTAAACAGGAAGAGGCCTTCTATTATGGCTCTTTCGCGACAAAAGTTGCCTCAACTCCCCGGAACGTCAATCGAAGGGGTCGAGAAGGGTGGATACATTATTTCCGACAACTCTTCAGGCAACAAGCCAGATGTTATCTTGATAGGAACGGGTTCGGAATTGGAGATTGCTGCCCAAGCAGGAGACGAACTCAGAAAGGAAGGAAAAGCTGTTAGAGTCGTTTCCTTCGTCTCTTGGGAGCTTTTTGATGAGCAGTCAGATGCCTACAAGGAAAGTGTCTTGCCAGAAGCTGTATCAGCTAGAGTTAGCATTGAGGCCGGTTCAACATTTGGTTGGGGCAAGATTGTTGGAAGCAAAGGGAAGGCCATTGGTATCGATCGATTCGGAGCGAGTGCACCTGCAGGAAAGATATACAAGGAGTTCGGTATCACAGTAGAGGCTGTCGTAGCAGCTGCACGAGAACTTAGCTAGGATCATTTATATCAGTATCTATGGAAATCGGCGATCCGTGGCACGAATTTCTTTATTGTAATAAAAGAAGCTAAGCGTGAATCCTTCTtgttcaaaaagaaaaaaaaaaaaaaaaagtgaagcTGAATCAGATTGTCTGTTGCTTATGATTCTGTTTACAGAAAATGAGGTCACAAATGATGAACAGAGAGGCATTAGTTTTATTTCGAGTAAAACTGAAGTCTGCAACAGCTCCTGGACCTCTCTTTTCTGTGTCTGCTATGCTCAATCTTAAGAGGTATTTCatcctttatttattctcaTATCCATTCTCTAAACACCATAGTAGTTCTAAACGCCTTTATGGCTTCATCTTGCTCTTATATTTTCAGTATTTGGTATCATATGCACTGATTTTTGTATGAATATAAATGCAACCGTCCAAgctccaccactagcagatattgtcctctttgggttttttccctttcgggcttcccctcaaggtttttgaaacgcgtctgttaggaagatgtttccacacccttgtaaagaatgttccgttctcctccctaacccatgtgggatctcacaattcacctccttcAGGACCCAGCATCATTGCTAGCACTcattctccaatcgatatgggactcccaatccaccccccttcggggcccaacatccttttTGTTGGGCACAgtacctcgtgtccaccccctttgggacttagcctcctcgttgacatatcgttcggtgtctggctttgatatcatttgtaacgactcaaacccaccgctagcagatattgttctttttggactttttctttcgggttttccctcaagatttttaaaacgcgtttgataggaaaaggtttccacacccttatttcattctcttctccaatcgacgtgggatctcttAGTAAAACTCATCCAGCTCGTTGGAGGGAGAGGAATGAAGAGGATTATGGGTTGAGGATGTGATTTTGTGGCCACACAAGAAAACAAATGGCTTGCGTGAGTTGTGTAACGGATTGATTTGGATAATTGGATATGgttctttcatctttcaacTGAAAGAATTTGTTGTTATTTGAGGCAGCTTGTCCCAGCCCACCTTTTTTGTCCCAAAACAGCCGTAAACATATGGCTGTGGTTGCTCTCTCATTTGGATATCCAACTACTTATCCATATTCAATGTTGTCAATGTGGTCAGATAGATTGAAATCAACGTTTATGCTTCAAGTTATTCTGTATTTAAGCATATTCATATAAAGCATGTTCTCAGCATATTctttgttattaattattctatcTACCTATACCAAGTGGGTATTTTACTCTCTAGTTTTTTGTTTCGGTAAAAGAAGAGTATGAATGTGAGAATTTAAACCTCCGATTTCAAGAAAGATGTAACAATCTGAGGCCACtactagctgatattgtctgttttagtctattatgtattgtcgtcaacctcacggttttaaaacgtgtatgttaaGGAGAGATTTACCCTcgtaagaaatgctttgttccctttACCAGGcgacatgagatctcataatccatcccACCTTGAGATtccagtgtccttgttgaTAGACTGCTCAGcgtttgactctgatatcaatCCAAGTCTACTTGTttacagatattgttcgctttaacTTGTTACGTATTTCCATCTGCCTCACggtttaaaatgcatatgctagAAAGAGGGTTCCTCacagaatgtttcgttatcttctccaactgatatgagatttcacaaaAGATGTACATGTCAGTTACCGGTGAGTTATACTCATGTTGACTTTTGTTATACCGTTTAGGTTTGAGAACATGTTTTCCTTTCTCTCCTTCACTACCGTTGGTCACTACCGTTGGTCGAGAAGaggaaatataaaaaacaagtTCATGGATATTATTTTGGAACTTGAATTTTATCTATATAATTCAGTAATTTTTCCATAATAAAATGCTAAAGTATGTCAGTGAagtatgaatttataatttgaagtGAATGTTACCATTTAACAGCCTCAGTATTTGTCTGCATGGAATACTTCAATGATTAACCTGAAATATGTAAGAATTTACATAACTAATTGCAcacataatataattaatggttatataaaaaaatgcttaccttaaaaatatatattttagaagttcgtaattataatgaaataataattaccaAAGAATTTAATTGAGGTATGTTTGCACACTTTCCCATGATTTGCGTTTACGATGTGTCGACTGACCTTTGTCCCATCAGAATACCTATCGGATTGACAGATGAGCTGTCGTTCAGAAACCTtttgtcccacatcgattagttttcaatcaaaataacGCTTCATATAGCCAAGGGTACAACGATGTGTTCGTCCCTTCGGGGACATCCGATAAAATTGGAACGATACAGAGAagattagcatggcccctgcGCAAGGATGACACGCACAAATCGAGAAAtggtccaaattttttttccctttttaccCCTGAATCCGACTTTATTTTACCAATATACCCCTATGTTTTAACCGCTGTTCTTTTACGATTATATCCCTAATCAGTCGCTTCCACTGATGTTCCGCAAACAACAACTAACAGGACAGAAAGGTAAAATGATCGTGTAAACAATAAACACCACTCCCATTAACAAGTTTGCCAACAATCACCGAGTTGACTCACCTTTCAACCCCAGAAGTGCGCGGTAAACACAAGGGTTGACTCGCCCAACACATTTCTTTAATACTCAGCCGCCTCCTCCGATCTTTGGAATTTGGTAATTTGTGGTGGCTAAGTTGGTTGGTGGAGTCGATAATCCAAGCGAATACAAAACCCATTTCCACCAACTCTTTCCACACCTACCCGCCCGCCATTGCGTAACTTGGACCGGTTTCAGAGAGATTTatatgttagagagagagtaaGAGAGGCaaggagagagagggaaatggCCCAAGTGAGCAAAATCTGCAATGGCGTTCGGAcccctcgatttcttcatgaaattCCCAAATCTCAGAAGCCCAACTCCGTAAATTTGTTCTCTGTGAGGTCACCATTTGTGGGAGCTCTGAATTTCCGGGGTTTGAAATGTGGCGATGAAGTAAGGGGAAATTCTGCCGCTGGTAGAGTAAGCGCCGTCGTTCCTCTTAAGGTTTCGGCTTCCGCCGCCACGACGGTGCCGGAGATCGTGTTGCAACCCATTAAAGAGATCTCTGGGACCATCCACTTGCCTGGTTCTAAATCCCTTTCGAATCGGATTCTGCTTCTCGCTGCTCTCTCCGAGGTATGCAAGATCGtgggggtttttttttttagtttgcaTTGAAATTAACGTATTGGATTTTCTGTAATGCTTAGCGATCGATTGAGTTTGTTTAATTGCTGATCAAATTTATAGAATGAAAAATGGTGTTGTCCAATAGTAACTCGTTGGCTTGGAAAATCATTTGTTCTTCTGTTTGTAAACACTTATTCATGTTCTTTCTGCCTCTAATAATGGATGATGCATTTGATTAAGAAATGGTTGTTCTGTCAATCAAATGCATTTCATGGAGGATATAGCCAAGAATTGTTGTTTATGGTTTGGTCGAATgattccattttctttaagtAAGGGTTTTTCAATAGGTAAAGGGGACATTAGCTCTCTCTTATCAAGTAGAACCGGTCATTGTG is part of the Cucurbita pepo subsp. pepo cultivar mu-cu-16 chromosome LG03, ASM280686v2, whole genome shotgun sequence genome and encodes:
- the LOC111790597 gene encoding transketolase, chloroplastic, with amino-acid sequence MASTSSLTLSQALLSREISRHGSNSSSDRVPLSIPTFSGLKATKPPRLSGSAHRPRTTHYRRQIVRAAVAETLGTTAETALVEKSINTIRFLAIDAVEKANSGHPGLPMGCAPMGHILYDEVMKYNPKNPYWFNRDRFVLSAGHGCMLQYALLHLAGYDSVREEDLKSFRQWGSRTPGHPENFETPGVEVTTGPLGQGIANAVGLALAEKHLAARFNKPDSEIVDHYTYVILGDGCQMEGIANEACSLAGHWGLGKLIAFYDDNHISIDGDTEIAFTESVDTRFEGLGWHVIWVKNGNTGYDEIRAAIQEAKAVKDKPTMIKVTTTIGFGSPNKANSYSVHGSALGAKEVEATRSNLGWPYEPFHVPEDVQKHWSRHIPQGADFEAEWNAKFAEYEKKYAEEAAELKSIITGELPAGWEDALPKYTPESPGDATRNLSQQCLNALAKVLPGFLGGSADLASSNMTLLKMYGDFQKNTPEERNVRFGVREHGMGAICNGIALHSPGFIPYCATFFVFTDYMRAAMRISALSEAGVIYVMTHDSIGLGEDGPTHQPIEHLASFRAMPNILMFRPADGNETAGAYKVAVVNRKRPSIMALSRQKLPQLPGTSIEGVEKGGYIISDNSSGNKPDVILIGTGSELEIAAQAGDELRKEGKAVRVVSFVSWELFDEQSDAYKESVLPEAVSARVSIEAGSTFGWGKIVGSKGKAIGIDRFGASAPAGKIYKEFGITVEAVVAAARELS